The proteins below are encoded in one region of Parus major isolate Abel chromosome 7, Parus_major1.1, whole genome shotgun sequence:
- the C7H2orf76 gene encoding UPF0538 protein C2orf76 homolog isoform X3, with protein sequence MSAESSTVTVRLVRSFEHRNFRPVVYHGVPLDQTVKEFIAFVRKDVSSRTGLPPPFKNYKYDTMKIIHQAHKSKTGELVVSLEDDDKLILKEDSTLKAAGVANETELAFFCEEDYRNYRANPVSAW encoded by the exons ATGTCAGCAGAAAGCTCGACCGTCACAGTTCGTCTTGTGCGCTCTTTTGAGCACCGTAATTTCAGACCTGTGGTGTACCATGGCGTCCCCTTGGATCAGACAGTGAAGGAGTTCATCGCTTTTGTGCGCAAGG atgTGTCTTCAAGAACAGGACTTCCtcctccttttaaaaattacaagtaTG atacaATGAAGATTATTCACCAAGCACACAAATCTAAG ACCGGTGAACTTGTAGTGAGTTTGGAAGATGATGACAAACTGATTTTGAAGGAAGACAGCACGCTGAAAGCAGCTGGAGTAG CAAATGAGACGGAATTAGCATTCTTCTGTGAGGAAGATTACAGAAACTACAGAGCTAATCCTGTTTCGGCCTGGTGA
- the C7H2orf76 gene encoding UPF0538 protein C2orf76 homolog isoform X1, with product MSAESSTVTVRLVRSFEHRNFRPVVYHGVPLDQTVKEFIAFVRKDTMKIIHQAHKSKTGELVVSLEDDDKLILKEDSTLKAAGVANETELAFFCEEDYRNYRANPVSAW from the exons ATGTCAGCAGAAAGCTCGACCGTCACAGTTCGTCTTGTGCGCTCTTTTGAGCACCGTAATTTCAGACCTGTGGTGTACCATGGCGTCCCCTTGGATCAGACAGTGAAGGAGTTCATCGCTTTTGTGCGCAAGG atacaATGAAGATTATTCACCAAGCACACAAATCTAAG ACCGGTGAACTTGTAGTGAGTTTGGAAGATGATGACAAACTGATTTTGAAGGAAGACAGCACGCTGAAAGCAGCTGGAGTAG CAAATGAGACGGAATTAGCATTCTTCTGTGAGGAAGATTACAGAAACTACAGAGCTAATCCTGTTTCGGCCTGGTGA
- the C7H2orf76 gene encoding UPF0538 protein C2orf76 homolog isoform X2 has translation MSAESSTVTVRLVRSFEHRNFRPVVYHGVPLDQTVKEFIAFVRKDVSSRTGLPPPFKNYKYDTMKIIHQAHKSKTGELVVSLEDDDKLILKEDSTLKAAGVGYLALLFPAIYFLVLSDLGCLFSVFLWCELQLVPIYLS, from the exons ATGTCAGCAGAAAGCTCGACCGTCACAGTTCGTCTTGTGCGCTCTTTTGAGCACCGTAATTTCAGACCTGTGGTGTACCATGGCGTCCCCTTGGATCAGACAGTGAAGGAGTTCATCGCTTTTGTGCGCAAGG atgTGTCTTCAAGAACAGGACTTCCtcctccttttaaaaattacaagtaTG atacaATGAAGATTATTCACCAAGCACACAAATCTAAG ACCGGTGAACTTGTAGTGAGTTTGGAAGATGATGACAAACTGATTTTGAAGGAAGACAGCACGCTGAAAGCAGCTGGAGTAG GTTACTTGGCTCTCCTGTTTCCtgccatttattttctggttttaagtGACTTGGGATGtctcttcagtgttttcctctgGTGTGAACTACAACTGGTCCCAATATACCTTTCCTAA
- the C7H2orf76 gene encoding UPF0538 protein C2orf76 homolog isoform X4 translates to MSAESSTVTVRLVRSFEHRNFRPVVYHGVPLDQTVKEFIAFVRKDTMKIIHQAHKSKTGELVVSLEDDDKLILKEDSTLKAAGVGYLALLFPAIYFLVLSDLGCLFSVFLWCELQLVPIYLS, encoded by the exons ATGTCAGCAGAAAGCTCGACCGTCACAGTTCGTCTTGTGCGCTCTTTTGAGCACCGTAATTTCAGACCTGTGGTGTACCATGGCGTCCCCTTGGATCAGACAGTGAAGGAGTTCATCGCTTTTGTGCGCAAGG atacaATGAAGATTATTCACCAAGCACACAAATCTAAG ACCGGTGAACTTGTAGTGAGTTTGGAAGATGATGACAAACTGATTTTGAAGGAAGACAGCACGCTGAAAGCAGCTGGAGTAG GTTACTTGGCTCTCCTGTTTCCtgccatttattttctggttttaagtGACTTGGGATGtctcttcagtgttttcctctgGTGTGAACTACAACTGGTCCCAATATACCTTTCCTAA